The window TAACTGCAACTCACCTCAGTGTTTgggaaacctgtgtgtgtgtgctctccccTCCACTAAATCTAACtcgaaacaaaacaaaatactcAACAATGTCTAATCCTGAACAGAATGTAATACTCCTTAACTCCCAGCTAAATGGAGGGAACGTTAACAGAGTTTATCTAACCATGGAACATCCCGTCCTAGTTTATGGGTATCAcacagagaaggggagggagggaggggggtgaagtgagagaggggtgaaagacagagagaggacagggtagTGAGGACAGGTGAAGACAAACGTTATTAGAAATACGTCACTACGTCTAggtattattattggatagatcTATAATTAACCACACACAGTAGATGACAAGTTAATCAGCCTTTTTCAGCACAGCTATGGTATCCTCTAAAATCACACCACTTCAGTGAAGTTAATTTAGGTAACAAATTCAGTTAAAATTCTCGAAAGCAATTATTCTTCTCAAAGAAGTCCATAAAAGAGGAGGCAATTCAAGGAATTCCTGTAATGGGGCTATTTAGCTATCTAATTTACTAATTGTTTAATTAGTTGTTAAACAAACGTCTATGGCATTTTATTAAAGCCAACCAGAGGCCCTCAGCTGGAACTAGGAGCTACAGACAGAGGGCTCTCTGGgcggagagagaaaggagggcagaGACCAACTGACTAGGAGACTTAATCACATGACTTACAGTAAACAGAAACTAATGCCAGAAAAagtgagagaaataaagagagagggagggacagagagatagagaaagggaaAAAAGTGAGTAAGTGAAAGAGCGAAAGTGAGGGTTAGAGTGATATTTggtctcaattcaatttcaattcaaggggctttattggcatgggaagcatatgtttacactgccaaagcaagtgaaatagataataaacaaagtgaaataaacaatacaaaaatgaaaataaacattacacttataaaagttccaaaagaataaagactttTCAAAAGTCAtagtatacagtgttgtaacgatgtgcaaacaATTAAAgtgcaaaagggaaaataaataaatgtaaatatgggttgtatttacaatggtgtttgttcttcactggttgcccttttcttgtggaaacGGGTCACAAATCCTGCTGCTGTGATTgctcactgtggtatttcacccaatagatatgggagtttatcaaaattggatttgttttcagcctctctctctcacgcagaTGGTGCTCAGTCATTGCCTCTGAAGGGCCAGATAACCAGTGAGCACTGCTGGGAGGGGCAGGTGCAAGACCCCGGCCCCCACcatctgctaacacacacacactgaggtagagagggaaacaaAAGGGGGGACGAGGTCAGAGCTCCCAAATAAAAACAGGGAGAGAATGAGTGTCTCTATCAAACACCTGACAGcccaaaagagagagagctctcATAAAAAAAGAGGAAAAcatgaagaaaggagagagaggaatgataAGAGCGTCAGAGAAAAACACAAAGAGATTTTCAGACACAGAGATAGACTAGAGAGCGTAGGAGAGGTGAATACATGTTTCTTATTCTGTTTGCAGATAACTGGTGTTTGCTTGTAGCGTTCCCTTCCTCTCTGCTATTCCCAAGGGCCCACACACACCCAGAGCCAGTTCAAAGGTTACGTTTCTGACCCGGGGCGGCAGAGTGAGGTGCAGGAGTGGGCCATATGGGGGTATGCTTTGAAATTTAAACAGCCCCCAACCCACTCAGTGACccacccccttccctctcccatctgaGTGAGTGCATGCCTACCCTCAAACCAAAAACACTAGCTTTGGACAGGCCATCAGCTCAATGAGTCAATGAACCAATAAACTAATACGTCTCAAATACTGATATCTAATTCACAAAAACCAGAGTAACCTACAAACACAAGGCCAGAGTAACCCACAAACACAAGGCCAGAGTAACCCACAAACACAAGGCCAGAGTAACCCACAAACACAAGGCCAGAGTAACCCACAAACACAAGACCAGAGTAACCCACAAACACAAGGCCAGAGTAACCTACAAACACAAGGCCAGAGTAACCCACAAACACAAGGCCAGAGTAACCCACAAACACAAGGCCAGAGTAACCCACAAACACAAGACCAGAGTAACCCACAAACACAAGACCAGAGTAACCCACAAACACAAGGCCAGAGTAACCTACAAACACAAGGCCAGAGTAACCTACAAACACAAGGCCAGAGTAACCTACAAACACAAGGCCAGAGTAACCTACAAACACAAGACCAGAGTAACCCACAAACACAAGGCCAGAGTAACCTACAAACACAAGGCCAGAGTAACCTACAAACACAAGGCCAGAGTAACCTACAAACACAAGGCCAGAGTAACCTACAAACACAAGGCCAGAGTAACCTACAAACACAAGGCCAGAGTAACCTACAAACACAAGGCCAGAGTAACCCACAAACACAAGGCCAGAGTAACCTACAAACACAAGGCCAGAGTAACCTACAAATAGATACACACAgcagctgtcacacacacacaaaatataaagGCCAATTCATCCTCAAATGATTTGCATTCCAAATCCAGCCAGTCACAAATGAATGTGAGCATGTGGAATGCTGACTACGAGTCACGTTGTGGTGCTGGGGGAAGAATGTGGAAAAGCCTGTAATTTCTTGGTAAACACTTTGTTCTTTCTCTCCGGctgatcatttgtttttcaggaATACCATAAATAACCAAGCAATAACCGGCCACAGCCAACTCGTACTGGATCCACTCTGCTCCTTCTCTCTTGCTTTGTTGTCTCCCCTCCTCTGTTcttacccccctccctcccactgtgGTCTGTTTTGTCCTGATTTTGAAAAACAAACTAATACATGTCACTCCTctgtctccattcctcctcccccatctcctctccttccgtAGCTTAGGGCCAGGTCTTTCTTTCTGCTCAACTTTGTGGAAATGACTGCTATGTCTACAAAACAACTCCGTCAGCAGACATGCTTAGGGTTGCAACATTTTCCAGAAATCCTAGTAGGAGGATTCCGGATTTTCGTGCTTATTCCTCCTGATTTTGGGAATACTCCAACCACTATTTCAgagaaaaccagggaatttattgaaagttcccagaaTGTTGCAACCCCAGTcatgctcaaacacacatgaAATCCCTTATTACACAAACATAAGTAAAAACACTGGCATAATACTTCTTAACACACACCCTTGATTGAGTATGTTTGGCCAATCAGTGCATAGGTTTTTAATCCCCTTGGGAGCAGGTGCATCTGTTTTGTAAAGTTCCTCACGGTAAAACAACAACGTGATCTGCAATCCCCCCAGTAGGTTAGAAAACAAGTGAAAATTCACATCTCCCAGCAGCCTTTGAACACTGCATTCCTAACATGAATCCCAATACCTGACAAGTGATAAACAACTGACTCACTTGTTTTTCTGGGGGACCCAGTGCACTGACTACACCCAGCCCTTCTGTTTACAGccaaagagggagacagaggaagagagaaagtagatgaggaaaggagaaagagagcacTCCCTTTACCAGGGCATTGCAGATCACAACATTGTGTAGCCGCTGCTTATAGGCCTACAAGTAATGTATATTTCAACATCAATGTCCAAACCAAATATATGGGGAgtgtgttatttactgttgtgtagCAGGCTACTGATACTACAGTAGACATAAGCCAGGAACGAGGTGAAAGGTAATGTTTTGGTTTCCCCAACCTCAATAGTTACGGACGGGGTTGAAGTGTGATTTGGTAGGTGAATTGTCCCCTAAATCCATGTATTTTCTGTGATCATTTTGAACAGAATTAGTTTGAGCCTACTTTCCACTATATTTGCTGACTCGTATCCTAATCCTCTCAGAGCACATATAACTGTGTTACATAAAGAAGAAACCACCTAGCCGATATATTCCTTATGGATTGTTCTGGCATGCTGAGCAAAAAAATCTTTAGCTTCATTGAAGCAACGCGTTGGGATATTTTCTCCCGTCTCTGTACATTTGCACCAGCGTAGTCTGGTCCAGATGAATAACTGCGTCACAGGAAACGCTGACTGGGACTCAAGCGCACACATTGATCCAGAATTCAAACAACTTCAATCATTTGCATCACGAAACCACGCGTATTTCCTGCAGCCGTGGCCTTAATGATGTACTGAATGCGTGTGACGGGCTACTCCATACATCACAGTTGGTTTGCACTGAATAAGCTGCATAACAGGACTAATACGCTACACTTCCTATGGTGCTCCGACATGCACCGTATCATTTCAGCATGTTTAGAGAAATAAATCATATCTATGTTGAAGTAGTTTCACTATAAGCAGTATACACCATTTGTTTAAATTTGCAACAACAAACATAAACACTAAACACTttgatgtggctcatgcaatgaAATGTATTTTTCGTAATGTCACAATAAATCACAGCACACATTGAAGGGTAAGAGTCCTGCTTCTACTTCCTGGCATGGCTACACTCAAAATGTCTAGTCCagccattatgccatcattgacttaAATGGAGACATcctttctattcattctatttctatgccatGTATGAATGAATGGGCTCATGATAAGCATGCAAAGGCACACACATAATCGGCAGAGGCTCACCTTTCACTGCTGTTGCAGTCTCCTTGAAGCCCATGGTGGCATAGGGGCTGGCGTTGAAACCGTTCATGCCCCCCTTGCATCCACACGCTGCCTTGAACCTCAGCAGTCCCTCACAGCCCCCCAGACTGGTGCAACCCCCCAGGCTCCCTTCCATCAGGTTTAAGGCAATGTAGTTTAGTCCGTTTTGGTAGCCTGCCGACGTCTCCCGGCACATGGGGCTGTTGCTGTTCCCATACTCCTCGTCTGAGCCCTCCGAGCTCCGGACCGGCCGCGACACGTTTTCCACCGACGCCGAGCTGTGCCGCTTGTTGGCATCGTGGGCGAACGATGGAGACACTGGCgttactgtggtggtggaggagaaggTCTCGGAGCTGTGGCGCCTGCGACCCTGGGGGTCAGCCCGGATCACCTTAGCCCCCCTGTCTGGGTTGACGGGTGGGGTGGAGGGACCCCCCAGGAGGAAGGACTCCACAGGGGCAGGAGGGACCACCACTACGCCCTCTCCCCCCAGGGTGAGTCTCTGGATGCAGGACGAGGGGCTGGTAGGCAGGGGGGTGGTGGAGTCAGAGGGGcacagagaggcagggagagaggcagaggggttGGTAGGACTGAAGGTCATCTCAGTGTAGTCGTCTTTTACATCTCCAACCGGGCACACAGGGCTCACACGCTTTTGGAGAGGATATTCCACTacgactctctcctcctctctctccctctggtactcctcctctctctccctctgatcctCTCTCTGAGGCTGGCTGGGACACACGAGGAGCACAGGACTCGGCTCCATGCGCCCTATTGAAGAAGGGGAATCCCTGTGTTTGGAAGAGCATgagctgatgttgatgttgacGTATTCGGAGAGTGGCGGGGAACTCCTCGCCGGCCCGTCCACCGAGCCCAGCGATGAAGCAGAGCTTTCAGTCGTGGTAGAGACAGGCGGGTATCGTGCGGCGTTGCCAAAGTCTATGTTGATGTACTCCCCGGGACTCCTGGGCTCAGAGGGGAGAGGGTGTTCGCTCATACAGGGCAGTGTCCTCAGAGAGTCAAGGGCGAGCCGGGTAGGTCGACTCACCCTCCCCCTGTGGACCAGACCCCCCTCCTGGGTCACCCTGCCGGCTCTGAGGATCGAGGGGGCTGAGGAGTGGGTGTTGGTGGGGGGCGTACCGATGGAGACTGGTGAGATGGGACAGTAGTTGgactcctcttctatcctctgcCTCTGTAGACTCATCACCACGtactggtctgtgtctgtgacacCGTTCCTCTGGGGCTGGGCTTTGAGAGAGCGGGGCAGGGAACTGATGGAGTAAGGCTGTCTGTGGTGAGGGTGAGGCTGGGGGGTAGTGTCTGTGAGGAAGTAGTCTGAGGGGGTGAAGGAAACCAGAGGGTCCACAGGGGACATGTTGAGGTACTCTCCATTGGTGAGTTTCTCATCTGAGCTGTCCACAGACATCTTGGCCCCGCAGAACATCCTCATGTAGCCGCTGTCCTCCAGAGACACACTGCCAGGGGAATCTGTATGGGGACCCATCCCAGCTGGAGAGGGGTGAGAGCGGGGGTTGATGATCTGCTTTGGGGCCGACACACACATGGGGCTCATGGGCATGTAAGCATTACCTTTGACCCCCGCTGTCTGAGGGGCCACACCTGGAGTCATGGGCATGTAGCCACTGTCGCCTAGGTGACCGTTGGAGCCTATCTGGACATCGCCATAGTCCTCGGGATAGGTCACTTTTGGGGAAGCCATGTGAGAGCTGCGACCCGATTGGCAACCACTGGTGTAGGTGGCCCTCATGAGCGTGTATTCGTCCAATGAGGCAGAGGAGACCTGGGGCGGTGCCCTGTGCTGGCGCGGGGTGGTGAGGGAGTATGTGCGTTTCCGGTATGCTTTGTCCAGCTCTGGTAACCGGCGGTAACCGTTCTGTCTCTCCATCACCATGTAGCCGTGCAGGTTGCTGCCTTCCCGGGAAGGGGGTGTGTCTTCCCTCAGGGACTCTGGGGTGTTACTGCGGAGGGTGAGGTGCAGGCCTGCAGGGCTGGAGCCATAATCATCACAGGAGATGAAGCCCCCATCACTGGGGGAGACCGAGGCACTGCAGCTGGAGGGGCAAGGAGCACTGCTCTCCGAGCAGGAGGACAGGCTAACAGGGCTGGGGGTGGCTGTGGgtggagagtgagacagaggcaTGGACATGGACTTACTGTGCTGGAGGGCAGAGGATTCAAATGTCTGGCTGGGCCGGGCTGTAATGGTGTTTGATCTCCCTAATAGGTTCGGTTGAATACCGGGGCTGAGGGGACTCCCGTTCACAGACATGGGGCGCACCATGGTGCCTTCTCCCTCGCTGGCAGTGCGTATCCGGCAGGAGGTAAATTTACTAACCGGGGAAGTTGTGGCCATGCTGTCAGTGCGCGACCGCCGCTGGAGCCCGGTCTGGCTTGGAGGAAGGTTGTTGAGGTGCCGCCGGGTCGGCACGGAGATGGGGTTAGTGCCTGAAGACTGGCTCTTGCTGCGCGGCCGAAACTCTGACAGCTCCTTCATGGCTTTCATGGCCTCCAATATAGTCTCGTGGATGTTTTGCGCCACCACTGAGTCGTCAGCCTGCATCCACAGCTCGCCTGGTCCCGTGGCTGCTGACCGTCCGACCTCGATGAAGAAAAAGCTCTCTGAGTGCCCGCATCTCCGAATGTTCATCAGCTGTAAACTGACGGACGCGACATCCGAGTTGAGCTTTACGAAGCTGATAGTCCGGCTGGATAAACACAGTCTGTACACCCCGGTCAGATTCCGGCTCTGCCCCAGCCCTTTGGATTTCAGGTTCACTTGCCATACCTCCTTATACGCGGCAGTTACCGGCGTAATCATCCCGTAGTTCGCCTCATCAAACCCCACCAGCGAAGAAGCGGAATTGGAAGCGGAGCCGTCGGAGTACACTTTCCCCTCGCTCATTAAATCTGTTAAGACTCGGTACCAATTCTCCTGCTCTTTTTCATTATCTGCCGCCACGGCAAAATATTCGTCCTTGGTATAGAGGGCGATAAGGTGTTTGTGTTTGGCGTCAGCTCTCTTGTTGATATTGAGGCAGCAGTCCAGAGGTATAACCCTCTTTGCCGCTGACTTGTTTTTCCATTTCTTCTCGCTCTCGTAGTACTCCAGCCGGGCAGGGAAGCCCTCGCTCGGCTCCTTCAGAACGAAGAAGCGCTTGTGTCCGTGCTTCTGCTTCTTGAGGTATCCACATTTCTTAATCTTGGTGCTACTAATGTTCGCGTTGGATAACAAGTGTCCTTCCCCAGTATTTGGAGGACTCGCCATTCTATCGTCCTTTAAAAAACAAATCTCACTTTCGTTAACCTGTTGTTATATCCTCACTT of the Oncorhynchus clarkii lewisi isolate Uvic-CL-2024 chromosome 3, UVic_Ocla_1.0, whole genome shotgun sequence genome contains:
- the LOC139403920 gene encoding insulin receptor substrate 2-like: MASPPNTGEGHLLSNANISSTKIKKCGYLKKQKHGHKRFFVLKEPSEGFPARLEYYESEKKWKNKSAAKRVIPLDCCLNINKRADAKHKHLIALYTKDEYFAVAADNEKEQENWYRVLTDLMSEGKVYSDGSASNSASSLVGFDEANYGMITPVTAAYKEVWQVNLKSKGLGQSRNLTGVYRLCLSSRTISFVKLNSDVASVSLQLMNIRRCGHSESFFFIEVGRSAATGPGELWMQADDSVVAQNIHETILEAMKAMKELSEFRPRSKSQSSGTNPISVPTRRHLNNLPPSQTGLQRRSRTDSMATTSPVSKFTSCRIRTASEGEGTMVRPMSVNGSPLSPGIQPNLLGRSNTITARPSQTFESSALQHSKSMSMPLSHSPPTATPSPVSLSSCSESSAPCPSSCSASVSPSDGGFISCDDYGSSPAGLHLTLRSNTPESLREDTPPSREGSNLHGYMVMERQNGYRRLPELDKAYRKRTYSLTTPRQHRAPPQVSSASLDEYTLMRATYTSGCQSGRSSHMASPKVTYPEDYGDVQIGSNGHLGDSGYMPMTPGVAPQTAGVKGNAYMPMSPMCVSAPKQIINPRSHPSPAGMGPHTDSPGSVSLEDSGYMRMFCGAKMSVDSSDEKLTNGEYLNMSPVDPLVSFTPSDYFLTDTTPQPHPHHRQPYSISSLPRSLKAQPQRNGVTDTDQYVVMSLQRQRIEEESNYCPISPVSIGTPPTNTHSSAPSILRAGRVTQEGGLVHRGRVSRPTRLALDSLRTLPCMSEHPLPSEPRSPGEYINIDFGNAARYPPVSTTTESSASSLGSVDGPARSSPPLSEYVNINISSCSSKHRDSPSSIGRMEPSPVLLVCPSQPQREDQREREEEYQREREEERVVVEYPLQKRVSPVCPVGDVKDDYTEMTFSPTNPSASLPASLCPSDSTTPLPTSPSSCIQRLTLGGEGVVVVPPAPVESFLLGGPSTPPVNPDRGAKVIRADPQGRRRHSSETFSSTTTVTPVSPSFAHDANKRHSSASVENVSRPVRSSEGSDEEYGNSNSPMCRETSAGYQNGLNYIALNLMEGSLGGCTSLGGCEGLLRFKAACGCKGGMNGFNASPYATMGFKETATAVKGEPLPIMCVPLHAYHEPIHSYMA